The nucleotide window TTGCCACCGTTGCGGCGGGCCACCGCCAGATCCAACTCCAGTCCGGTGCGCCAGCCTGCCTGCACCGCGATCCATGCGAGAAGCTGGAGCGCCGAGGAACGATGGGCCGGGTGATGGACGATGCGGGCGGACATGATCGAGCCGAGGGCATCGAGCGCGACCGGCTCATCGAACAAGGCTGCCACCGAGAGACGGAACTGCCAGGTGCGGGTCCACGCGAGATCCTGCACGACGAGATTGTCGCCGGAGGCCTTTACGGCTTCGCGGAGTTTGGTGAAGGACGCCACCGGGTCGGTCCACGGCGCGCTGTCGATCACGAGGCGGTCAATCACGCTGGAAAGGCGCTCGGTGAACACGTCCGTGAGTTCGCCCTGCCACCAGAAGATCAGCGGCAGATCGCTGTTGAGGTGGGCGAAGACGGTGTTGCGGAAGCGACCGGTCACGCGACCGGTGAACTGGAAGGCGATCTGTTCGCAGCACACCGACTTCTTGCCTTCGGAAAGGTGGCAATGCGCCGTGATCCACGCATGGATCGAGGGCTCGGTGACGGTGCGGTCAAACTCGACGAGGATCGCGCGGCAGGCGTGCTGCTCGGTGAGATGCCGGATGATCTCCGTGTTCTTGCGCAGCGAGCCGGTTTCCTCGGAGCAGGTGACGAGATTGATCAGGGACGCGTTGGTGCGCGCCTCATCCGCTTCCCAGAGCTTGCGCAGCTCCTTGTCGATGGAGGCCACGGGGACTTCCTGTCCGAGCACGGGGTCCATGGAAAGAGTGGGCATGGTAGGGTGAGTTGAGAGTTATTGGTTGAGAGCTGAGAGTCGGAGGAGAAGGATCGGAGTGGATTCTCAACCCTCGGCTCTCCCCTCTCAACTTCTTCACAGCCTGCGCCAGGAGAAGCCGTCTTCCTGCAGGAGGTTGTCGGCTTCCTTCGGACCCCACGAACCCGCGGTGAAGGTCGCCATCGGCGGCGGGGTGGTGCTCTTGTGCCAGGCGTTCTCGATGTTATCGATGAACTTCCAGGCCTCCTCCACTTCGTCGCGACGGGCGAAGAGGGTGGCATCGCCGGCCATGCAATCGAGCAGCAGGCGCTCGTAGGCTTCCGGGCTGCCCTTGCCGAAGCTGGTGGCGTAGTGGAAGTCCATCTTCACCGGCTCCAGGCGGAGGCTGGTGCCGGGGAGCTTCGAAACCATGCGCAGCGAAATGCCTTCGTCCGGCTGGATGCGGATGACGAGGACGTTGCCGCCGGGCACGCCACCGGGGAGCGCGTTGAAAAGCACGCAGGGAGCGTCCTTGAAGTGGACGGAGATCTCGGTGGTCTTCTTCGGCAGGC belongs to Luteolibacter ambystomatis and includes:
- a CDS encoding glucose-6-phosphate dehydrogenase assembly protein OpcA, coding for MPTLSMDPVLGQEVPVASIDKELRKLWEADEARTNASLINLVTCSEETGSLRKNTEIIRHLTEQHACRAILVEFDRTVTEPSIHAWITAHCHLSEGKKSVCCEQIAFQFTGRVTGRFRNTVFAHLNSDLPLIFWWQGELTDVFTERLSSVIDRLVIDSAPWTDPVASFTKLREAVKASGDNLVVQDLAWTRTWQFRLSVAALFDEPVALDALGSIMSARIVHHPAHRSSALQLLAWIAVQAGWRTGLELDLAVARRNGGNQSFSFESPSGNAITVTVEADENSAPLGLLELTSPQAAVRVSREAGASHLVRESSVNGVTRSALGPADPDDDALLVGDQLSRGGKNSLYRKVVPRFLELLGS